One window of the Eucalyptus grandis isolate ANBG69807.140 chromosome 6, ASM1654582v1, whole genome shotgun sequence genome contains the following:
- the LOC104449587 gene encoding protein LIKE COV 2: MADDKQSTSIPLTEHSSHSKGGGGGSSSSLQDPEDVDKSPPSSPNSSTRKACYAVLQSWVSKKFITGCVVLFPVAVTFFITWWFIQFFDGFFSPIYERLGIDIFGLGFVTSLIFIFFVGIFASSWMGATVFWLGEWFIKRMPFMKHIYSASKQISAAISPDQNTTAFKEVAIIRHPRLGEYAFGFITSSVVLQRDDGDEELCSVYVPTNHLYIGDIFLVNSKEIIRPNLSIREGIEIIVSVGMTMPQVISPIETVTYQSNRIPLDRMM; the protein is encoded by the exons ATGGCGGACGACAAGCAATCGACGTCGATTCCGTTGACCGAGCACTCGAGCCACAGcaagggcggcggcggcgggagcaGTTCCTCGCTGCAGGACCCCGAGGACGTCGATAAGTCTCCCCCGAGCTCCCCGAATTCCTCCACTCGCAAG GCTTGCTATGCTGTCCTTCAGAGTTGGGTCTCAAAGAAGTTCATAACTGGATG CGTTGTTCTCTTTCCAGTTGCTGTCACATTTTTTATCACTTGGTGGTTTATTCAGTTTTTTGATGGGTTTTTCAGTCCAATTTATGAAAGACTTGGCATTGACATATTTG GCCTTGGGTTTGTGACATCACTTATCTTTATATTCTTTGTCGGTATATTTGCCTCGTCATGGATGGGAGCCACTGTATTCTGGCTTGGAGAGTGGTTCATTAAGAGAATGCCTTTCATGAAGCACATATATTCAGCTTCTAAGCAAATTAGTGCTGCTATATCTCCAG ACCAAAATACAACAGCCTTCAAGGAGGTCGCAATTATTCGTCATCCTCGTCTTGGGGAATATGCATTTGGTTTTATAACGTCATCTGTTGTCCTCCAG AGAGATGATGGGGATGAGGAGTTATGCAGTGTTTACGTTCCTACCAATCATCTTTACATTGGCGATATATTTTTGGTGAATTCTAAAGAGATAATAAGACCTAACTTGTCTATTCGTGAAGGCATAG AAATTATTGTCTCGGTTGGCATGACAATGCCACAAGTGATATCTCCAATAGAAACAGTTACCTATCAGAGCAACAGGATCCCACTCGACAGAATGATGTGA
- the LOC104449586 gene encoding methionyl-tRNA formyltransferase isoform X1, with protein MSPAAMMLRRFCCFSTAVSPSASSSSSAPTAKKKPLVFLGSPQVSATVLDALFNASSSPDSPFEVAAIVTQPPARRNRGKKIMPSPVAQYALDRGFSPELILTPERAGEESFLYTLRELNPDICITAAYGNILPSKFLKIPPLGTVNIHPSLLPLYRGAAPVQRAIQDGVKESGVSLAFTVRALDAGPVIASQRWEVDNRIKAPDLLDLLFSEGSKLLIRELPSLLDGSAQAKAKPQDETKATLAPKITPEESWLCFNEEAVALHNKVRAFAGWPGTRAKFALMDKENGQQNVIELKIITTRVCSEIRGEGGEVDGISFAKGALLVPCGGGTVLEVLEVQLPGKKVVDAAAFWNGLRGQTLMKV; from the exons ATGAGTCCGGCCGCGATGATGCTACGTCGTTTCTGCTGCTTCAGCACCGCCGTCTCTCCCTCCGCCTCCTCTTCGTCATCCGCTCCCACCGCCAAGAAGAAGCCCCTCGTCTTCCTCGGCTCTCCtcag GTCTCTGCCACCGTTCTCGACGCCCTCTTCAACGCCTCGAGCTCCCCAGACTCCCCGTTCGAG GTTGCAGCAATAGTTACCCAACCGCCGGCTAGAAGAAACAGGGGGAAAAAGATCATGCCATCTCCGGTGGCACAATATGCGCTTGACAGGGGATTCTCCCCTGAACTTATTCTCACACCAGAACGAGCAGGAGAG GAATCTTTTCTGTATACTTTAAGAGAATTGAATCCTGATATTTGCATCACTGCAGCATATGGAAATATTCTACCGAGCAAGTTTCTTAAAATTCCTCCACTGG GGACTGTTAATATACACCCAAGCCTACTACCATTATATCGTGGCGCTGCTCCAGTTCAAAGAGCAATTCAG GATGGTGTCAAGGAATCCGGAGTATCATTAGCATTCACTGTCCGTGCTTTGGATGCAGGACCCGTGATTGCTAGTCAGCGATGGGAAGTTGATAATCGAATTAAG GCGCCAGATTTACTTGACCTGTTGTTCTCTGAAG GATCTAAGCTTTTGATCCGCGAACTTCCTTCTTTACTTGATGGCTCCGCTCAAGCAAAAGCCAAGCCACAAGATGAGACTAAAGCCACCTTAGCTCCTAAG ATAACCCCTGAAGAATCATGGCTATGCTTCAATGAGGAGGCTGTGGCCCTTCATAATAAA GTTCGTGCATTTGCAGGTTGGCCAGGAACCCGAGCCAAGTTTGCCTTGATGGACAAAGAGAATGGTCAGCAGAATGTCATAGAGCTTAAAATCATCACTACGAGGGTATGCAGTGAGATCAGAGGTGAAGGTGGTGAAGTGGATGGCATAAGTTTTGCCAAGGGTGCTTTATTAGTTCCTTGTGGAGGTGGCACGGTACTGGAG GTATTGGAAGTTCAACTTCCAGGTAAGAAAGTGGTCGATGCTGCTGCATTTTGGAATGGATTGCGAGGGCAAACTCTAATGAAGGTGTGA
- the LOC104449586 gene encoding methionyl-tRNA formyltransferase isoform X2, protein MLGCLESLWSARDAIVTQPPARRNRGKKIMPSPVAQYALDRGFSPELILTPERAGEESFLYTLRELNPDICITAAYGNILPSKFLKIPPLGTVNIHPSLLPLYRGAAPVQRAIQDGVKESGVSLAFTVRALDAGPVIASQRWEVDNRIKAPDLLDLLFSEGSKLLIRELPSLLDGSAQAKAKPQDETKATLAPKITPEESWLCFNEEAVALHNKVRAFAGWPGTRAKFALMDKENGQQNVIELKIITTRVCSEIRGEGGEVDGISFAKGALLVPCGGGTVLEVLEVQLPGKKVVDAAAFWNGLRGQTLMKV, encoded by the exons ATGTTGGGTTGTTTGGAGAGCTTATGGTCAGCCCGCGACG CAATAGTTACCCAACCGCCGGCTAGAAGAAACAGGGGGAAAAAGATCATGCCATCTCCGGTGGCACAATATGCGCTTGACAGGGGATTCTCCCCTGAACTTATTCTCACACCAGAACGAGCAGGAGAG GAATCTTTTCTGTATACTTTAAGAGAATTGAATCCTGATATTTGCATCACTGCAGCATATGGAAATATTCTACCGAGCAAGTTTCTTAAAATTCCTCCACTGG GGACTGTTAATATACACCCAAGCCTACTACCATTATATCGTGGCGCTGCTCCAGTTCAAAGAGCAATTCAG GATGGTGTCAAGGAATCCGGAGTATCATTAGCATTCACTGTCCGTGCTTTGGATGCAGGACCCGTGATTGCTAGTCAGCGATGGGAAGTTGATAATCGAATTAAG GCGCCAGATTTACTTGACCTGTTGTTCTCTGAAG GATCTAAGCTTTTGATCCGCGAACTTCCTTCTTTACTTGATGGCTCCGCTCAAGCAAAAGCCAAGCCACAAGATGAGACTAAAGCCACCTTAGCTCCTAAG ATAACCCCTGAAGAATCATGGCTATGCTTCAATGAGGAGGCTGTGGCCCTTCATAATAAA GTTCGTGCATTTGCAGGTTGGCCAGGAACCCGAGCCAAGTTTGCCTTGATGGACAAAGAGAATGGTCAGCAGAATGTCATAGAGCTTAAAATCATCACTACGAGGGTATGCAGTGAGATCAGAGGTGAAGGTGGTGAAGTGGATGGCATAAGTTTTGCCAAGGGTGCTTTATTAGTTCCTTGTGGAGGTGGCACGGTACTGGAG GTATTGGAAGTTCAACTTCCAGGTAAGAAAGTGGTCGATGCTGCTGCATTTTGGAATGGATTGCGAGGGCAAACTCTAATGAAGGTGTGA
- the LOC104451959 gene encoding 5-formyltetrahydrofolate cyclo-ligase-like protein COG0212 encodes MSMDSSVIRLSSPFRITQSSLRAANRTTRRNPLSLSFSSPPSTTSAAAAARSHSDKKPPRPEVGAGARRGAAFDEAAYEAERLRLDAEARESMAEASEREGSEDPKAWKWAIRKRVWDFMEARDVAQNPRPVHHRIPNFVGASAAAGKLSELEIFQVAECVKVNPDSPQKQVRFLTLSDGKKLLTPQPRLRTGFFSVLQSSMLAPHTINEACTSAGAAKYGRPIRLDEKIKVDLIVIGSVAVDPKTGARLGKGEGFAELEYGMLRYMGAIDDSTPVVTSVHDCQLVDDIPVEKLLIHDVPVDVICTPTQVIFTNTSIPKPQGIYWDKLSPEKLGQIRILRELKRRIEQETGQQLPCGPSEKLPPTAQQGRSNSQVK; translated from the exons ATGTCCATGGATTCAAGCGTCATCCGATTGTCTTCCCCATTCAGAATCACGCAGTCCTCTCTGCGCGCGGCGAATCGAACCACCCGCCGCAACCCGCTCTCCCTCTCGTtctcgtcgccgccgtcgacgacttccgccgccgccgccgctcggaGTCATTCCGACAAGAAGCCGCCGAGGCCGGAAGTCGGCGCCGGCGCCAGGAGGGGAGCGGCCTTCGACGAAGCCGCCTACGAGGCCGAGCGGCTCCGCCTCGACGCCGAGGCCCGGGAGTCGATGGCGGAGGCGTCGGAGCGCGAAGGATCCGAGGACCCGAAGGCGTGGAAGTGGGCGATCCGGAAGAGGGTGTGGGATTTCATGGAGGCGCGCGACGTGGCCCAGAACCCCCGGCCCGTCCACCACCGCATCCCCAACTTCGTCGGCGCTTCAGCCGCCGCTGGCAAG TTAAGCGAGTTGGAAATTTTTCAAGTTGCAGAGTGTGTGAAGGTTAACCCGGATTCACCCCAGAAGCAAGTCaggttcctcactctctctg ATGGGAAGAAGTTGCTAACGCCTCAACCCCGTTTGAGAACGGGTTTCTTCTCTGTTCTTCAGTCCTCTATGTTGGCCCCTCATACCATCAATGAGGCTTGTACCTCTGCTGGGGCTGCCAAGTACGGAAGGCCAATCAGATTGGATGAGAAGATAAAGGTGGATCTGATTGTGATTGGTTCTGTTGCAGTTGACCCTAAGACCGGTGCTCGGCTTGGGAAGGGTGAG GGGTTTGCAGAACTCGAGTATGGCATGCTACGATATATGGGAGCTATTGATGACTCGACACCAGTTGTCACCTCTG TGCATGACTGTCAATTGGTGGATGACATTCCAGTGGAGAAATTGTTAATCCATGATGTGCCTGTGGATGTGATATGCACTCCCACGCAGGTCATTTTCACCAACACTTCCATTCCCAAGCCCCAAG GAATCTACTGGGATAAACTCTCTCCTGAGAAGCTGGGTCAAATTCGTATTCTGAGGGAGCTCAAGCGCAGAATTGAGCAGGAAACTGGACAACAGCTTCCTTGTGGTCCATCAGAGAAATTACCCCCAACAGCTCAACAGGGCCGCTCTAATTCTCAAGTTAAATAG